A window of the Dioscorea cayenensis subsp. rotundata cultivar TDr96_F1 chromosome 14, TDr96_F1_v2_PseudoChromosome.rev07_lg8_w22 25.fasta, whole genome shotgun sequence genome harbors these coding sequences:
- the LOC120275134 gene encoding uncharacterized protein LOC120275134: MVSAGLAGALFSAANPSSLTARLVAPRFTTPFQSSSLLTLSSSLLHRQSVPVRRLLQVRAARMESTRASLGFRAPHFELPEPLTGKVWTLDEFESYPALLVMFICNHCPFVKHLKKDIAKITSFYMGKGLGVVAISSNSAITHPQDGPEFMAQDAKLFNYPFPYLFDETQEVARAFQAVCTPEFFLFKKDGRRPFELFYHGQFDDSRPNSNIPVTGRDLSLAIDCVLSGQHLSIAQKPSIGCSIKWHLGKSS; the protein is encoded by the exons ATGGTTTCTGCCGGCCTTGCAGGAGCCCTCTTCTCAGCAGCCAATCCCAGCTCTTTAACAGCTCGTTTGGTTGCTCCGCGGTTCACCACACCGTTCCAATCCTCATCTCTTCTCACGCTGTCTTCCTCTTTGCTCCACCGTCAGAGTGTTCCAGTGAGAAGATTATTGCAGGTTCGAGCGGCGAGAATGGAGTCCACTCGTGCATCCTTGGGCTTCAGAGCTCCAcattttgag CTTCCGGAGCCTTTGACTGGGAAAGTTTGGACCTTGGATGAGTTTGAATCCTACCCTGCTTTGCTG GTGATGTTCATTTGCAACCACTGCCCATTTGTTAAGCACTTAAAAAAGGATATTGCGAAGATTACAAGTTTCTACATGGGG AAGGGACTTGGTGTTGTTGCAATCTCTTCAAATTCCGCCATTACACATCCACAG GATGGACCTGAATTTATGGCACAAGATGCGAAGCTATTTAACTATCCTTTCCCTTACTTGTTTGATGAG ACACAAGAAGTTGCTCGGGCATTTCAAGCTGTATGCACACCGGAGTTTTTCCTCTTCAAAAAG GATGGAAGGCGACCTTTTGAGTTGTTCTACCATGGACAATTTGATGACTCCCGACCAAACAGTAACATACCTGTCACAGGAAG AGATTTGAGTTTGGCAATAGATTGTGTTCTAAGTGGCCAGCACTTGTCTATTGCCCAAAAGCCAAG TATTGGATGCAGCATAAAGTGGCATCTGGGAAAGAGCTCATGA